One segment of Streptomyces sp. TG1A-8 DNA contains the following:
- a CDS encoding DUF445 domain-containing protein: MEPTETGEPGRAASYRTSYRTMTAFTPADEERRRGVRRMKLTATGLLLFVAVVYVLAKWASAQGAGAWAGYVAAASEAGMVGALADWFAVTALFRHPLGLPIPHTAIIPTKKDQLGVSLGEFVGENFLSGDVVRQRLRAVGIGSRLGAWLAEPEHADRVTAELATALRGALTVLRDSDVQAVVGEAITRRADAQEVAPGIGKLLERVVADGGHRRAVDLVVTRAHDWLVLHQDSVMDAVQGGAPGWTPRFVDKRVGERVYKELLRFVTEMRDMPSHPARGALDRFLTDFASDLQSDTDTRARVERLKGEVLGRGEVQDLIASTWTAVRSMIVAAAEDERSELRLRVRAALLSLGGRMATEPKVQGKVDSWVEGAAVHVVTTYRREITSLITDTVAGWDAEHTTRKIEAHIGRDLQFIRINGTVVGSLAGLVIYLVSRGLGA; the protein is encoded by the coding sequence ATGGAACCTACGGAGACCGGGGAACCGGGCCGGGCGGCGTCGTACCGGACGTCGTACCGGACGATGACCGCCTTCACGCCGGCGGACGAGGAGCGCCGGCGCGGGGTGCGGCGGATGAAGCTGACGGCGACGGGGTTGCTGCTGTTCGTGGCGGTGGTGTACGTGCTGGCCAAGTGGGCGTCGGCGCAGGGGGCGGGGGCGTGGGCCGGGTACGTGGCGGCTGCCTCGGAGGCGGGCATGGTGGGTGCGCTCGCGGACTGGTTCGCGGTCACCGCGCTGTTCCGGCATCCGCTGGGGCTGCCGATTCCGCACACGGCGATCATTCCGACGAAGAAGGACCAGCTGGGCGTCTCGCTGGGGGAGTTCGTCGGGGAGAACTTCCTGTCCGGGGACGTCGTGCGGCAGCGGTTGCGCGCCGTCGGCATCGGCAGCCGGCTGGGGGCGTGGCTGGCGGAGCCGGAGCACGCGGACCGGGTGACGGCGGAGCTGGCCACGGCGCTGAGGGGTGCGCTGACCGTGCTGCGGGACTCGGACGTGCAGGCGGTGGTGGGGGAGGCGATCACGCGGCGGGCGGACGCCCAGGAGGTCGCGCCGGGGATCGGCAAGCTGCTGGAGAGGGTCGTCGCGGACGGCGGTCACCGGCGCGCGGTGGACCTGGTGGTGACGCGTGCGCACGACTGGCTGGTGCTGCACCAGGACAGCGTGATGGACGCGGTGCAGGGGGGTGCTCCGGGCTGGACGCCGCGGTTCGTGGACAAGAGGGTCGGCGAGCGGGTCTACAAGGAACTGCTGCGCTTCGTCACCGAGATGCGGGACATGCCGTCGCATCCGGCGCGGGGCGCGCTGGACCGTTTCCTGACCGACTTCGCCTCCGACCTGCAGTCGGACACGGACACGCGGGCGCGGGTGGAGCGGCTGAAGGGGGAGGTGCTGGGCCGGGGCGAGGTGCAGGACCTGATCGCGTCGACCTGGACGGCCGTGCGGTCGATGATCGTCGCGGCGGCGGAGGACGAGCGCAGTGAGCTGCGGCTGCGGGTGCGGGCGGCGCTGCTGTCCCTGGGCGGCCGGATGGCGACGGAGCCGAAGGTGCAGGGCAAGGTCGACAGCTGGGTGGAGGGGGCCGCGGTGCACGTGGTGACGACGTACCGCAGGGAGATCACCTCCCTGATCACCGACACGGTGGCCGGCTGGGACGCGGAGCACACGACCCGCAAGATCGAGGCGCACATCGGCCGTGACCTGCAGTTCATCCGGATCAACGGCACGGTGGTGGGTTCGCTGGCGGGTTTGGTGATCTACCTGGTGTCGCGGGGACTGGGGGCCTAA
- a CDS encoding SGNH/GDSL hydrolase family protein, with the protein MTKRHGYGVLSALVALIVALSAAVCLTAADDDSTPRSTFAGNRPHRDPSAAPASTGTWVGAWATAPVGGEPGTETSGTAGRSVRNVVHASTAGTSARITLSNLYGQSPLTITHASLALAAGHATAAADPATMRRLTFNGGTGVVIPAGGQVLSDPVRLTVPHGADVLVTTYSPTPSGPVTYHPHAQQTSYLAQGDRTEDATGTPYTERTPYWRYLTALDVLSNEADGTVVVLGDSITDGITSTVDANRRWTDVLSDRLRTAVRNGGDLPRYGIVNEGISGNQVLADGPGRPAENPSGLDRFGRDVLSRTNVRAVVIDLGINDILRNPHLADPDEITDGLRTLVRQAHARGLRVVGATLMPCRGHLRWTPAREAVRRQVNAQIRAGRVYDTVVDFDKALRDPYDPSRLRPAYDSGDHLHPSDPGFARMGEVFDLGTLKGAGQAEL; encoded by the coding sequence GTGACCAAGCGTCATGGCTATGGCGTGCTCAGCGCGCTCGTCGCACTGATCGTGGCCCTGTCCGCCGCCGTCTGCCTCACCGCGGCGGACGACGACAGCACACCCCGCAGCACCTTCGCCGGCAACCGCCCCCACCGCGACCCGTCCGCCGCCCCCGCCTCCACCGGCACCTGGGTCGGCGCCTGGGCCACCGCCCCCGTCGGCGGCGAACCGGGCACCGAGACCAGCGGCACGGCCGGACGCTCCGTACGCAACGTCGTCCACGCGAGCACCGCGGGGACGAGCGCCCGCATCACCCTGTCCAACCTCTACGGCCAGTCCCCGCTGACCATCACCCACGCCTCCCTCGCGCTCGCCGCCGGCCACGCCACCGCGGCCGCCGACCCCGCGACGATGCGGCGCCTCACCTTCAACGGCGGCACCGGCGTCGTCATCCCCGCCGGTGGCCAGGTCCTCAGCGACCCCGTCCGCCTCACCGTCCCGCACGGTGCGGACGTCCTCGTCACCACCTACTCCCCCACCCCCTCCGGCCCCGTCACCTACCACCCCCACGCCCAGCAGACCTCCTACCTCGCCCAGGGCGACCGCACCGAGGACGCCACCGGCACCCCCTACACCGAACGGACCCCCTACTGGCGGTACCTGACGGCCCTTGACGTCCTCAGCAACGAGGCCGACGGCACCGTCGTCGTCCTCGGCGACTCCATCACCGACGGCATCACCTCCACCGTCGACGCCAACCGCCGCTGGACCGACGTCCTGTCCGACCGGCTGCGCACCGCCGTCCGGAACGGTGGCGACCTCCCCCGCTACGGCATCGTCAACGAGGGCATCAGCGGCAACCAGGTCCTCGCCGACGGGCCCGGCCGGCCCGCCGAGAACCCCAGCGGTCTCGACCGCTTCGGCCGCGACGTGCTGTCCCGCACCAACGTCAGGGCCGTCGTCATCGACCTCGGCATCAACGACATCCTGCGCAACCCGCACCTCGCCGACCCCGACGAGATCACCGACGGGCTGCGCACCCTCGTCCGCCAGGCCCACGCCCGCGGCCTGAGGGTCGTCGGCGCCACCCTCATGCCCTGTCGGGGCCACCTGCGCTGGACCCCCGCCCGCGAGGCCGTGCGCCGGCAGGTCAACGCCCAGATCCGGGCCGGCCGGGTCTACGACACCGTGGTCGACTTCGACAAGGCCCTCCGCGACCCCTACGACCCCAGCCGCCTGCGCCCCGCCTACGACTCCGGCGACCACCTGCACCCCAGCGACCCGGGCTTCGCCAGGATGGGCGAGGTCTTCGACCTCGGCACGCTGAAGGGCGCCGGGCAGGCGGAGCTGTAG
- a CDS encoding MFS transporter, whose amino-acid sequence MNTAEAPSPQTGRSITTDIPARLDRLPWSRWHWTIVIGLGTVWILDGLEVTVVGNIASRLSESGSGLSISSGQVTGLAAALYVAGACVGALFWGRLTDRFGRKNLFMITLAVYLAATALTAVSTEAWWFFLFRFLTGFGIGGEYAAINSAIDELIPADYRGRVDLVINGSFWLGAVGGSLLSIVALNTGLLPANIGWRLTFALGAVLALVILLVRRHVPESPRWLLIHGRDREAEEIVSGIERRIEEERGERLAAPRGELEIHQRRTVGFLEIARTVFGRYRKRAVLGFSLFIGQAFLYNAITFGFGAILTKFYDVPSDHTGYYFAVIAAGNFVGPLLLGKLFDTVGRRVMISSTYLLSGLLLFGTAWLFDRGSLSAGTLTACWCAVLFFASAGASSAYLTVSEIFPMETRAMSIAFFYALGTAAGGISGPLLFSDLTGTGKVGDTVLAFQIGAALMCAAGLVAAALAVRAERRSLEDVARPLTAGADRAKAAAPGTRPPRPARGPQGPSVGPAASRP is encoded by the coding sequence ATGAATACAGCCGAGGCACCGTCGCCGCAGACCGGCCGGTCCATCACCACCGACATCCCCGCCCGACTCGACCGTCTGCCATGGTCCCGCTGGCACTGGACCATCGTGATCGGGCTGGGCACCGTATGGATCCTCGACGGCCTGGAGGTCACGGTCGTCGGCAACATCGCGAGCCGTCTGTCGGAGTCCGGCAGCGGGCTGTCGATCTCGTCCGGTCAGGTCACCGGGCTGGCGGCCGCGCTGTATGTGGCGGGTGCCTGCGTGGGTGCCCTGTTCTGGGGGCGGCTGACCGACCGGTTCGGCCGCAAGAACCTCTTCATGATCACCCTGGCGGTGTACCTCGCGGCGACGGCGCTGACCGCGGTGTCCACCGAGGCCTGGTGGTTCTTCCTGTTCCGGTTCCTGACCGGGTTCGGCATCGGCGGTGAGTACGCGGCGATCAACTCCGCGATCGACGAGCTGATACCGGCCGACTACCGCGGGCGGGTCGACCTGGTCATCAACGGCAGCTTCTGGCTGGGGGCGGTCGGCGGTTCGCTGCTGTCGATCGTCGCGCTCAACACCGGTCTGCTGCCGGCGAACATCGGCTGGCGCCTGACGTTCGCGCTGGGGGCCGTCCTGGCGCTGGTCATCCTGCTCGTGCGGCGGCACGTTCCGGAGAGTCCGCGCTGGCTGCTGATCCACGGCCGGGACCGGGAGGCCGAGGAGATCGTCTCCGGGATCGAGCGCCGGATCGAGGAGGAGAGGGGCGAGCGGCTGGCGGCGCCGCGCGGCGAGCTGGAGATCCACCAGCGCAGGACCGTCGGCTTCCTGGAGATCGCCCGCACCGTCTTCGGCCGCTACCGCAAGCGGGCCGTGCTGGGCTTCTCGCTCTTCATCGGCCAGGCGTTCCTGTACAACGCGATCACCTTCGGCTTCGGCGCGATCCTCACCAAGTTCTACGACGTGCCGTCCGACCACACCGGCTACTACTTCGCCGTCATCGCGGCCGGCAACTTCGTGGGGCCGCTGCTGCTGGGCAAGCTGTTCGACACGGTCGGCCGGCGCGTGATGATCTCCTCGACCTACCTGCTGTCGGGTCTGCTCCTGTTCGGCACGGCCTGGCTGTTCGACCGGGGTTCGCTGAGCGCGGGCACGCTGACGGCGTGCTGGTGCGCGGTCCTCTTCTTCGCCTCGGCGGGTGCCTCCAGTGCCTATCTGACGGTGTCGGAGATCTTCCCGATGGAGACGCGGGCGATGTCCATCGCCTTCTTCTACGCCCTGGGCACCGCCGCCGGCGGTATCAGCGGACCGCTGCTGTTCTCCGACCTCACCGGCACGGGCAAGGTCGGCGACACGGTCCTGGCCTTCCAGATCGGCGCGGCGCTGATGTGCGCGGCGGGCCTGGTCGCGGCGGCCCTCGCGGTGCGGGCAGAACGCCGTTCCCTGGAGGACGTCGCCCGTCCGCTGACGGCGGGCGCGGACCGGGCGAAGGCGGCGGCGCCGGGCACCCGTCCGCCCCGGCCGGCGCGGGGGCCGCAGGGTCCCTCGGTGGGGCCGGCGGCGAGCAGGCCGTAA